In Candidatus Sericytochromatia bacterium, the following are encoded in one genomic region:
- a CDS encoding aldo/keto reductase produces MTTTLPTTGLGETGRLVTRVGLGGEGVLRTRGRAAEAQAVLTAALEAGITYFDCARAYADSERYHGALWGRRPAERERVFLTSKSAARDGGGARRELEDTLTRMGVEELDLWQIHDVRTAADLDELSHPGGALDTFVRAREQGLVRHIGVTGHHSPRVLLDALATWPLDTVLLPVNPMEALLGGFLTEVLRAARARGLGVIGMKALGGAGAVGGAGGGRLVQAGFEAQELLRFALAQPVDVVIVGCASPAEVQALVAASQLPPLTASEQAGLCARLERHVEALAGYRGDFSPLA; encoded by the coding sequence ATGACCACGACACTGCCGACCACGGGCCTGGGTGAGACCGGGCGCCTTGTCACGCGGGTCGGATTGGGCGGGGAGGGCGTCCTGCGCACGCGCGGTCGCGCGGCCGAGGCGCAAGCCGTCCTGACGGCCGCGCTCGAAGCCGGTATTACCTACTTCGATTGCGCGCGCGCCTACGCCGACAGCGAACGCTATCACGGGGCCCTCTGGGGGCGGCGCCCGGCAGAGCGTGAGCGGGTCTTTCTGACCAGCAAATCGGCGGCCCGCGACGGCGGAGGGGCTCGGCGGGAACTGGAGGACACCCTCACGCGCATGGGGGTTGAGGAACTCGATCTCTGGCAAATTCACGATGTCCGCACCGCGGCCGACCTGGATGAATTGAGTCACCCCGGCGGGGCGCTCGACACCTTTGTGCGGGCGCGAGAGCAAGGTCTGGTGCGCCACATCGGCGTGACGGGTCACCACAGTCCGCGGGTGCTGCTCGACGCGCTCGCCACCTGGCCGCTCGACACGGTCTTGCTGCCGGTGAATCCGATGGAAGCGCTGCTGGGAGGCTTCCTGACCGAGGTGCTTCGCGCCGCGCGCGCGCGCGGCCTGGGCGTGATCGGGATGAAGGCCCTGGGCGGTGCGGGCGCCGTGGGGGGGGCCGGGGGCGGACGTCTGGTCCAGGCTGGCTTCGAGGCGCAGGAACTGTTGCGCTTCGCGCTCGCTCAACCGGTGGATGTGGTGATTGTGGGCTGCGCCTCACCCGCCGAGGTGCAGGCCCTGGTCGCGGCCAGCCAGCTGCCTCCGCTCACTGCTTCGGAGCAGGCGGGCCTGTGCGCCCGTCTCGAACGCCACGTGGAAGCCCTGGCCGGGTATCGTGGCGACTTCAGCCCGCTGGCCTGA
- a CDS encoding DUF1289 domain-containing protein, with the protein MPKKGTIPSPCVRRCDRHQKFPWCATCRRTADEIRQWEQLDDPSRRKVLARMASRQRQETAHEGQAP; encoded by the coding sequence ATGCCCAAAAAAGGCACCATTCCCAGTCCCTGCGTCCGCCGCTGCGATCGCCACCAGAAATTTCCCTGGTGCGCGACTTGCCGGCGCACGGCCGACGAGATCCGCCAGTGGGAGCAGTTGGATGATCCCAGCCGGCGCAAGGTGCTGGCCAGAATGGCCTCGCGGCAGCGCCAGGAAACCGCCCACGAAGGACAGGCGCCCTGA